Proteins found in one Pyrus communis chromosome 15, drPyrComm1.1, whole genome shotgun sequence genomic segment:
- the LOC137717229 gene encoding cellulose synthase A catalytic subunit 1 [UDP-forming], with translation MEANAGLVAGSYKRNELVRIRHDSDSSSKPVKNLNGQICQICGDTVGLTATGDVFVACNECAFPVCRPCYEYERKDGNQACPQCKTRYKRHKGSPRVDGDDDEDDIDDLENEFNYTQGTSNARRQWQGEDADLSSSSRHESQQPIPLLTNGQSVSGEIPCATPDNQSVRTTSGPLDPRQPVPVRIVDPSKDLNSYGLGNVDWKERVEGWKLKQDKNMMQMTSRYAEGKGDMEGTGSNGEELQMADDARQPLSRIVPISSSHLTPYRVVIILRLIILGFFLQYRATHPVKDAYPLWLTSVICEIWFALSWLLDQFPKWFPINRETYLDRLTLRYDRDGEPSQLAPIDVFVSTVDPMKEPPLVTANTVLSILSVDYPVDKVSCYVSDDGSAMLTFESLSETAEFARKWVPFCKKHNIEPRAPEFYFAQKIDYLKDKIQPSFVKERRAMKREYEEFKVRINALVAKAQKMPEEGWTMQDGTPWPGNNPRDHPGMIQVFLGHSGGLDTDGNELPRLVYVSREKRPGFQHHKKAGAMNALIRVSAVLTNGAYLLNVDCDHYFNNSKALKEAMCFMMDPAYGKKTCYVQFPQRFDGIDLHDRYANRNIVFFDINLKGLDGIQGPVYVGTGCCFNRQALYGYDPVLTEEDLQPNIIVKSCCGSRKKNKTSNKKYIDKKRAVKRTESTIPIFNMEDIEEGVEGYDDERTLLMSQKSLEKRFGQSPVFIAATFMEQGGIPPTTNPATLLKEAIHVISCGYEDKSEWGKEIGWIYGSVTEDILTGFKMHARGWISVYCMPPRPAFKGSAPINLSDRLNQVLRWALGSIEILLSRHCPIWYGYNGKLKLLERLAYINTIVYPLTSIPLIAYCLLPAFCLLTEKFIIPEISNFASMWFILLFVSIIATGILELRWSGVSIDDWWRNEQFWIIGGTSAHLFAVFQGLLKVLAGIDTNFTVTSKSSDEDGDFAELYVFKWTSLLIPPTTVLLVNIVGIVAGVSYAINSGYQSWGPLFGKLFFALWVVAHLYPFLKGLLGRQNRTPTIVIVWSILLASIFSLLWVRIDPFTSDKTNAATNGQCGINC, from the exons ATGGAAGCCAATGCGGGACTGGTGGCCGGCTCTTACAAGAGGAACGAGCTCGTTCGGATTCGCCACGATTCTGATAGCTCG TCCAAACCCGTAAAGAATCTGAACGGGCAGATATGTCAGATCTGTGGTGATACTGTTGGACTTACAGCCACTGGTGATGTCTTTGTTGCCTGCAATGAGTGTGCCTTTCCAGTCTGTCGACCTTGTTATGAGTATGAGAGGAAAGATGGAAACCAGGCTTGCCCACAGTGCAAGACTAGATATAAAAGGCACAAAG GGAGTCCTCGAGTGGATGGAGATGACGATGAGGATGACATTGATGATCTGGAGAATGAGTTCAATTATACACAAGGAACTAGCAATGCCAGGCGCCAGTGGCAAGGAGAAGATGCTGATCTCTCATCTTCCTCGAGACATGAATCTCAACAGCCGATTCCCCTTTTAACTAATGGGCAGTCG GTGTCTGGTGAGATTCCTTGTGCCACACCGGACAACCAGTCTGTGCGAACTACATCAGGTCCTTTGGATCCACGACAGCCAG TTCCAGTGAGAATAGTGGACCCGTCAAAGGACTTGAATTCTTATGGGCTAGGAAATGTTGACTGGAAAGAAAGGGTTGAAGGCTGGAAACTCAAACAGGACAAAAATATGATGCAGATGACTAGTAGATACGCTGAAGGAAAGGGGGACATGGAAGGCACTGGTTCAAATGGTGAAGAACTCCAAAT GGCTGATGATGCTAGACAACCTTTGAGTCGCATCGTGCCTATTTCTTCATCCCATTTGACACCTTACCGTGTTGTGATCATACTTCGGCTAATTATTCTGGGTTTCTTCTTGCAATACCGTGCAACTCACCCAGTGAAAGATGCATACCCATTATGGTTAACATCAGTCATCTGTGAGATTTGGTTTGCTTTATCCTGGCTTCTGGATCAGTTTCCGAAATGGTTTCCCATTAACCGTGAGACCTATCTTGATAGGCTCACACTGAG GTATGATCGTGATGGGGAGCCATCCCAGTTAGCCCCCATAGATGTGTTTGTCAGTACAGTGGATCCCATGAAAGAGCCTCCTCTGGTTACGGCTAACACTGTTTTGTCCATACTTTCTGTGGATTACCCAGTGGACAAAGTCTCTTGCTATGTGTCTGATGATGGGTCAGCAATGCTAACATTTGAATCCCTTTCTGAAACTGCGGAGTTTGCTAGGAAGTGGGTACCTTTTTGCAAGAAACACAACATTGAACCTAGAGCCCCTGAGTTTTATTTTGCCCAAAAGATTGATTACTTAAAAGACAAGATACAGCCTTCTTTCGTAAAAGAGCGTAGAGCAATGAAG AGAGAGTATGAAGAATTCAAGGTTCGGATCAATGCCCTAGTTGCCAAGGCACAGAAGATGCCTGAAGAAGGTTGGACAATGCAGGATGGGACTCCATGGCCTGGGAACAACCCTAGAGACCATCCAGGAATGATCCAG GTCTTCTTAGGCCACAGTGGTGGCCTTGATACTGATGGCAATGAACTGCCTCGACTTGTTTATGTTTCTCGTGAGAAGCGACCTGGATTCCAACATCACAAGAAAGCTGGAGCAATGAATGCATTG ATTCGAGTTTCAGCCGTCCTGACAAACGGTGCATATCTTTTGAACGTTGATTGTGATCACTACTTCAATAACAGTAAAGCTCTTAAGGAAGCCATGTGTTTCATGATGGACCCAGCTTATGGGAAGAAGACCTGCTATGTCCAGTTCCCTCAGCGATTTGATGGCATTGATTTGCACGATAGATATGCCAATCGGAACATTGTCTTCTTTGAT ATCAACTTGAAAGGGCTGGATGGCATCCAGGGTCCAGTCTATGTGGGAACTGGTTGCTGTTTCAACAGACAAGCTCTGTATGGGTACGATCCGGTTTTGACCGAGGAAGATTTGCAGCCAAACATTATTGTCAAGAGTTGTTGTGGTTCAAGAAAGAAGAACAAGACTAGCAATAAGAAGTATATTGACAAGAAGAGGGCGGTCAAAAGAACGGAATCCACCATTCCCATTTTCAATATGGAAGACATTGAGGAGGGTGTTGAAG gttatgatgatgagagGACTCTTCTTATGTCTCAGAAGAGCTTAGAGAAGCGTTTTGGTCAATCACCAGTTTTTATTGCAGCCACCTTCATGGAACAAGGAGGCATTCCACCTACAACCAATCCTGCAACTCTTTTGAAGGAAGCTATACATGTTATTAGCTGTGGATATGAAGACAAGAGTGAATGGGGAAAAGAG ATTGGATGGATCTATGGCTCTGTGACTGAAGATATTTTAACTGGGTTTAAGATGCATGCTCGTGGCTGGATATCAGTCTATTGCATGCCTCCCCGCCCAGCATTTAAGGGTTCTGCTCCCATCAATCTTTCTGATCGTTTGAACCAAGTGCTTCGATGGGCCTTGGGTTCCATTGAAATTCTGCTCAGCAGGCATTGTCCCATATGGTATGGCTACAATGGGAAGTTGAAGCTTTTGGAGAGACTTGCATACATCAATACCATCGTTTACCCTCTCACATCCATACCACTGATTGCCTACTGTTTGCTTCCTGCCTTTTGCCTGCTCACAGAAAAGTTTATCATTCCTGAG ATAAGTAACTTCGCTAGCATGTGGTTCATTCTGCTCTTTGTTTCCATTATTGCAACCGGTATTCTTGAGCTAAGGTGGAGTGGAGTCAGTATTGATGACTGGTGGAGAAACGAACAGTTCTGGATCATTGGTGGAACATCAGCTCATCTATTCGCTGTCTTCCAAGGTCTCCTGAAAGTTCTTGCTGGGATTGATACCAACTTCACTGTCACGTCAAAGTCATCTGATGAGGATGGGGATTTTGCCGAGCTCTACGTGTTCAAATGGACATCACTTCTCATCCCTCCAACCACGGTTCTTCTTGTGAACATAGTAGGTATTGTGGCCGGTGTTTCATATGCTATAAATAGCGGTTACCAATCTTGGGGTCCACTTTTTGGCAAACTGTTTTTCGCCTTATGGGTGGTAGCACATCTGTATCCATTCTTGAAGGGTCTGTTGGGTCGGCAAAATCGTACCCCGACAATCGTCATCGTGTGGTCTATCCTTCTTGCTTCAATATTTTCCTTGCTATGGGTGCGCATCGACCCCTTCACTTCAGACAAAACAAACGCTGCAACAAACGGTCAATGTGGCATCAACTGTTAG
- the LOC137717819 gene encoding uncharacterized protein At2g34160-like, with protein MEGLAEGVNNLRITDASYNNKKKNRIQVSNTKKPLFFYVNLAKRYMQHNNEVELSALGMAIATVVTIAEILKNNGLALEKRIMTSTIDMREDAGGRPIQKAKIEILLEKSEKFDEIMAADADAAAAAEEGIEYE; from the exons ATGGAGGGTCTCGCAGAAGGAGTGAACAACTTGCGAATTACAGACGCATCAtacaacaacaagaagaagaatcGCATCCAAGTCTCCAACACCAAAAAGCCCCTCTTCTTCTACGTCAATCTCGCCAAG AGGTACATGCAGCACAACAATGAGGTGGAGCTCTCCGCTCTTGGAATGG CTATTGCCACAGTTGTTACCATTGCTGAGATTCTGAAGAACAATGGATTGGCTTTGGAGAAGA GAATCATGACTTCTACAATTGACATGAGGGAAGATGCAGGAGGGCGGCCCATTCAAAAGGCAAAG ATCGAAATACTGCTTGAAAAGTCAGAGAAGTTCGACGAGATAATGGCTGCTGATGCTGATGCAGCTGCTGCGGCTGAGGAAGGCATTGAGTATGAGTAG
- the LOC137717818 gene encoding adenine nucleotide transporter BT1, chloroplastic/mitochondrial-like produces MGRKQIQVSHDKIDGFLSVCNLGNLGFQCSPQEGGYHPGGLFASVSQVGVGFGVSPDPPNPRSDGEVVKLPYAEQYMKYVEGIKNFGVGEEKGVVKNKKGGLKLKIKIANPSLRRLISGAVAGAVSRTAVAPLETIRTHLMVGSSGHSTTEVFNNIMKTDGWKGLFRGNLVNVIRVAPSKAIELFAYDTVNKQLQPKPGEQPKLPIPASLIAGACAGVSSTICTYPLELLKTRLTIQRGVYDGLLDAFLKIVREEGPGELYRGLAPSLIGVIPYAATNYFAYDTLRKAYRKFLKQEKIGNIETLLIGSAAGAISSTATFPLEVARKQMQVGALGGRQYTNVLHALASILEHEGVQGLYKGLGPSCMKLVPAAGISFMCYEACKRILVEGKEEE; encoded by the exons ATGGGTAGGAAGCAAATTCAAGTTTCCCATGATAAGATTGATGGGTTTCTCTCTGTTTGCAATTTGGGAAATTTGGGATTTCAATGCAGTCCCCAAGAGGGGGGTTACCATCCCGGAGGCTTATTTGCAAGCGTTAGCCAAGTGGGGGTGGGGTTTGGGGTCTCGCCGGACCCTCCCAATCCACGCAGTGATGGCGAGGTCGTGAAGCTTCCGTATGCCGAGCAGTACATGAAGTATGTGGAGGGGATTAAGAATTTTGGGGTTGGGGAAGAGAAAGGGGTGGTGAAGAATAAGAAGGGTGGTCTCAAATTGAAGATTAAGATTGCAAACCCTTCACTGAGGAGACTAATAAGTGGTGCAGTAGCCGGGGCAGTTTCGCGCACGGCTGTGGCGCCCTTGGAGACGATAAGGACGCATTTGATGGTTGGGAGTAGTGGGCATTCTACTACCGAGGTGTTCAATAATATAATGAAGACTGATGGGTGGAAGGGGTTGTTTAGAGGAAATCTAGTCAATGTGATTCGGGTTGCACCAAGCAAGGCGATAGAG CTGTTTGCTTATGATACGGTTAACAAGCAACTGCAACCAAAACCTGGAGAGCAGCCCAAACTTCCAATTCCTGCCTCATTAATTGCAGGTGCTTGTGCTGGAGTGAGCTCGACAATTTGCACATACCCTCTTGAGTTACTTAAGACGCGGCTAACCATTCAG AGAGGCGTTTATGATGGCCTTTTGGATGCATTCTTAAAAATAGTGCGAGAAGAGGGACCGGGAGAGCTTTACAGAGGTCTTGCCCCTAGTCTTATTGGAGTAATTCCATATGCTGCCACCAATTACTTTGCTTATGATACATTACGGAAAGCCTATCGCAAGTTTCTCAAACAGGAGAAGATTGGAAACATTGAAACCCTTCTAATTGGATCAGCAGCCGGTGCTATTTCAAGTACTGCAACTTTCCCACTTGAAGTGGCACGCAAACAGATGCAGGTAGGAGCCCTCGGTGGGAGGCAGTATACGAATGTGCTTCACGCCCTCGCCAGTATACTTGAGCATGAGGGGGTTCAGGGTTTATACAAAGGGCTAGGGCCGAGCTGCATGAAGTTGGTGCCTGCAGCAGGGATTTCGTTCATGTGCTACGAAGCATGCAAGAGGATACTGGTAGAAGGAAAAGAGGAAGAATAG
- the LOC137718295 gene encoding transcription factor HY5-like produces the protein MQEQATSSLAASSLPSSSERSSSSAFHLEVKEGMESDEEIGRVPEIGGESAGASASARENGSLAGPDQVQTAGESQRKRGRNPADKESKRLKRLLRNRVSAQQARERKKAYLNDLEVRVKELEQKNSELDERLSTLQNENQMLRHILKNTTASRRGADGSANAD, from the exons ATGCAAGAGCAGGCGACGAGCTCCCTCGCTGCGAGCTCTCTGCCTTCCAGCAGCGAAAGGTCTTCGAGCTCTGCTTTCCATCTTGAAGTAAAAGAAG GCATGGAAAGCGACGAGGAGATCGGAAGAGTGCCGGAAATCGGCGGCGAATCGGCAGGAGCGTCGGCTTCCGCCCGGGAAAACGGTTCGTTGGCCGGTCCAGACCAGGTCCAAACGGCTGGTGAGAgtcagagaaagagaggaagaaatcCAGCAGACAAGGAAAGCAAGCGGCTGAAAAG GTTGTTGAGGAACAGAGTTTCAGCACAGCAAGCAAGGGAGAGGAAGAAGGCATATTTGAATGATTTGGAAGTGAGAGTCAAAGAATTGGAGCAGAAGAATTCTGAGCTTGATGAGAGGCTTTCCACTTTGCAGAATGAGAATCAGATGCTTAGACAT ATATTGAAGAACACAACGGCAAGCCGGAGAGGAGCAGATGGTAGTGCAAATGCAGATTGA